A genomic segment from Flavobacterium litorale encodes:
- a CDS encoding DndE family protein encodes MFTHIRTSKENREVVAKLTRRLNLGTENIISRIALAHSLSQDRKLKLEDIQNSSGKEYTKSVLFGQYLDYYLGMVALHYGIHITDKDLPKYIKMHIDDGLQLLNKELNQRSNIDGFDFLVKKIEFGLDKIN; translated from the coding sequence ATGTTTACACATATTAGAACCAGCAAAGAAAATAGAGAGGTAGTTGCTAAATTAACTAGACGTTTAAACTTAGGGACTGAGAATATTATTTCTAGAATAGCATTAGCGCACTCTTTGTCGCAAGACAGAAAATTAAAGCTAGAAGATATTCAAAACTCTAGTGGTAAAGAATATACCAAATCAGTTTTGTTTGGGCAGTATTTAGATTATTATTTAGGGATGGTAGCTTTACATTATGGTATTCACATAACTGATAAAGACCTCCCTAAATACATTAAGATGCATATTGATGATGGACTTCAATTACTAAATAAAGAACTAAATCAAAGATCCAATATTGATGGATTTGATTTTCTGGTAAAGAAGATAGAATTTGGTTTAGATAAAATTAATTAA
- a CDS encoding GmrSD restriction endonuclease domain-containing protein, translating into MSYNIQRTTFKVADFVSWFNSKGLLLNPDFQRRSVWNDKSKSYLIDTILRGLPIPVIILRDVKTDLDSFMPVKEVVDGQQRLRTVISYALGVFDKDNKAFKLSKTHNETYGGKTFKELPDEAKQEILDYEFFVHVLPSTVSNREILEIFSRMNSTGVKLNDQELRNASFYGEFKSLAFKIGNKYYDYWIRWGVFTDSKISRMEEVEFVNDLLMLSIDGTVRRTPESINAYYKKYDDEGSIPESKIKTQRLENIFMFLDEAYGKNFKDSPFKKTPLLYSLFSVIYQNEFSGKPTKNVKINISKKSLKNSLDRLSEEIKKAQKEWKKDRKVTSLPEKVYDAFTRGTNSKENREEVFKFLNKELY; encoded by the coding sequence ATGAGTTATAATATTCAAAGAACAACTTTTAAAGTAGCTGATTTTGTCTCGTGGTTTAATTCTAAAGGGCTGTTATTAAACCCTGATTTTCAGAGAAGATCTGTTTGGAATGATAAATCGAAATCATATTTAATTGACACTATCCTGAGAGGTCTTCCAATTCCAGTAATTATACTTAGAGATGTTAAAACTGACCTTGATTCTTTTATGCCAGTAAAAGAGGTAGTCGATGGACAACAAAGGCTTAGGACAGTTATTTCATACGCACTGGGTGTATTTGATAAAGACAATAAGGCTTTTAAGTTGAGTAAAACTCACAATGAGACATATGGAGGAAAAACTTTTAAAGAGCTTCCCGATGAAGCTAAACAAGAAATATTAGATTATGAGTTTTTTGTTCATGTTTTACCTTCAACAGTTTCTAACCGTGAAATTCTTGAGATTTTTTCAAGGATGAATAGTACAGGGGTAAAGCTAAATGACCAAGAATTACGAAATGCATCATTTTATGGTGAATTTAAGAGTTTGGCTTTTAAAATCGGAAATAAATATTACGATTATTGGATTAGATGGGGTGTTTTCACTGATTCTAAAATTTCAAGAATGGAGGAAGTTGAATTTGTTAATGACTTATTGATGCTTTCAATTGATGGGACAGTTAGAAGAACTCCAGAAAGCATAAATGCTTATTACAAAAAGTATGATGATGAAGGATCTATTCCTGAATCTAAGATTAAAACTCAAAGGCTAGAAAATATTTTTATGTTTCTAGATGAAGCATATGGTAAAAATTTTAAGGACAGTCCTTTTAAGAAGACCCCTTTACTTTACTCACTTTTTTCTGTCATCTATCAAAATGAATTCTCTGGAAAACCCACCAAAAATGTAAAAATTAACATTAGTAAAAAGAGTTTAAAAAACAGTTTAGATAGGCTTTCTGAAGAAATAAAAAAAGCTCAGAAAGAATGGAAAAAAGATAGAAAAGTGACATCTCTACCTGAAAAAGTTTATGATGCCTTTACAAGAGGAACTAATTCAAAAGAGAATAGAGAAGAAGTATTTAAGTTTCTAAATAAAGAGTTGTACTAA
- a CDS encoding AAA family ATPase has protein sequence MASIINSISFKNFFNYYGEYEDTRYDFLEGVNIVVADNGAGKSKFFNAFLWLFYDQVLDSDDKKKKNVKDFAVKIISDKAKNETSIGDQVQTGIKIEYSTGRYKYQITKSFTATRISEKITDFDSWQITIDDMEVDKTDHVLPKYKPVYDAEEKQKIISQLILPTLRQYSFFQGEEVDKMIDFSKKSSIEDAVRTLTNISKYEDIADIVQDIAEKAEKDLNKQTKSTSDHNDRLETALATKKELLEKLTQETEKLTEFNTLYEAAEQEKNDLEQNFANAEKRKELDDKISNKNRILKQVKDDYDSFLDGINNRFFDGNFSWISLGFEDSINDFKEKIQVFRQKRYEKKALLNAAENPNDYFTILPSDSPDAVTLQQMIDGEHCYVCNRPAKEGTDEYNYLLKLKNRPHENTNQKEFVKNNLEDFFGNLQLNAAPFLNKFDAIPTSVLRTREKELELKQRLDKLSSELKALKSQRKDILIAGTESEGTDNASTIINQYKGSIRRMEQASSRIERLQDSIKDIKTKIANTEKEITNLRPKDIPEGYTVNYEISKDLVDATLKAKERVFDKMVSLLENHANEHFQSLIKYNDIKGGVLRFEKSPSGGISLDYIDDAGNEVSGASEGFQRMKKFAVVMSIISANTSQYNYPLLADAPLSAFGKAFNKGFFEAIPEVFPQSIILVKDLYDKDSEDKLTDLGQDLMKNDFIKTFYLNEVDEELSQIERTTKIERRK, from the coding sequence ATGGCATCAATTATAAATAGTATTTCTTTTAAAAATTTCTTTAATTATTATGGGGAATATGAAGACACTAGATATGATTTTCTTGAAGGTGTAAACATTGTAGTGGCAGACAATGGGGCAGGAAAATCTAAATTCTTTAATGCTTTTCTATGGCTTTTTTATGACCAAGTTTTAGATTCAGATGACAAAAAGAAAAAAAATGTAAAAGATTTTGCAGTAAAAATTATTTCTGACAAAGCTAAAAATGAAACTTCTATTGGTGATCAAGTGCAAACAGGGATTAAGATAGAGTATTCTACTGGTAGATATAAATATCAAATCACCAAGTCCTTCACTGCAACTAGAATAAGTGAAAAAATAACAGACTTTGATAGTTGGCAAATCACAATTGATGATATGGAAGTGGATAAAACTGATCATGTTTTACCTAAATACAAGCCTGTCTATGATGCTGAAGAAAAGCAAAAAATAATAAGCCAACTTATTTTACCTACCCTAAGACAATACTCTTTCTTTCAGGGTGAAGAAGTAGATAAAATGATTGACTTTAGTAAAAAGTCAAGTATTGAAGATGCTGTGAGAACATTAACGAATATCAGTAAATATGAGGACATTGCTGATATTGTTCAAGACATTGCGGAGAAAGCTGAAAAAGACTTGAATAAGCAAACCAAATCTACAAGTGATCACAATGATAGATTAGAAACAGCTTTAGCAACTAAAAAAGAATTATTAGAAAAACTAACTCAAGAAACTGAAAAACTCACTGAGTTCAACACTTTATATGAAGCTGCTGAGCAAGAAAAAAATGACTTAGAGCAAAACTTTGCTAATGCTGAAAAAAGAAAGGAATTAGATGATAAAATTTCAAATAAAAATAGAATACTAAAACAAGTTAAAGATGATTATGACTCTTTTCTTGATGGTATAAACAATAGGTTTTTTGATGGTAATTTTTCTTGGATTTCTTTAGGGTTTGAAGACTCAATAAATGATTTTAAAGAAAAAATTCAAGTGTTTAGACAAAAACGCTATGAAAAGAAGGCATTACTAAATGCGGCAGAAAACCCAAATGATTATTTTACAATATTACCATCTGACTCACCTGATGCAGTCACATTGCAACAAATGATTGATGGTGAACATTGTTATGTTTGTAATAGACCTGCCAAAGAAGGTACTGATGAATACAACTATCTTTTAAAGCTTAAAAATAGACCTCATGAAAACACAAACCAAAAAGAGTTTGTGAAGAATAATTTGGAGGACTTTTTTGGAAACCTTCAACTTAATGCTGCACCTTTCTTAAATAAATTCGATGCTATACCTACTAGTGTATTAAGAACTAGGGAAAAGGAATTAGAACTAAAACAAAGATTAGATAAGTTAAGTTCAGAATTGAAAGCTCTAAAATCCCAAAGGAAAGATATATTAATTGCTGGAACTGAATCTGAAGGAACTGATAACGCTTCTACAATTATAAACCAATACAAGGGTTCTATAAGAAGAATGGAACAGGCATCTTCAAGAATTGAAAGACTCCAAGATTCTATTAAAGACATAAAAACCAAAATCGCAAATACCGAAAAAGAAATCACCAATTTACGCCCTAAAGATATCCCAGAAGGATATACTGTAAATTATGAAATAAGTAAAGATCTGGTTGATGCAACCCTAAAGGCAAAGGAAAGAGTATTTGATAAAATGGTTAGTCTTTTAGAAAATCATGCTAATGAGCATTTTCAAAGTTTAATTAAATATAATGACATTAAGGGAGGTGTTTTAAGGTTTGAAAAGTCTCCCTCTGGTGGTATTTCTTTAGATTACATTGATGATGCAGGAAATGAAGTTTCTGGTGCTTCTGAAGGCTTCCAAAGAATGAAGAAGTTTGCAGTAGTTATGTCTATCATTTCAGCAAATACTTCGCAATATAATTACCCATTATTAGCTGATGCGCCTTTATCTGCTTTTGGAAAAGCCTTTAATAAAGGTTTTTTTGAGGCTATCCCAGAAGTGTTCCCTCAAAGCATCATATTAGTTAAGGATTTATATGATAAAGACTCCGAGGACAAACTCACAGATTTAGGTCAAGACCTAATGAAAAATGATTTCATTAAAACCTTTTACCTTAATGAAGTTGATGAAGAGTTATCGCAAATAGAAAGAACCACTAAAATTGAAAGAAGAAAATAA
- a CDS encoding DEAD/DEAH box helicase family protein, translated as MQKHFRDLSFPPTYKYSSDSEFIPLEFYEEAFPISKNIDLLLGYFSSNAIKVLSKSLAEFLYNGGKMRIITNHVYSLMDYENLVLNPELKDEDKWIDLFEDLSKIEKNLSAEGIHFFDCLKYLLKVGRLEILPVKFNDVDLAHCKTMILYDGVNYIVTDGSINFTLSALLKNSESFQVETPWNGKISQRRIEDAKNNFERIFSKQHPAYNYIDKDKIEVVINAIGRDKDIQDLFDDSLELQGHGYSEKVKKIIEKKKERFNDKLEIILNTPKFPFPQGPREYQKEAYNEWVKKDYSGVFAMATGTGKTITSLNCLLNIFNEEKKYRAIILVPSIALLNQWEEEVNSFNFRKILKVGGGSNWEKEFSNYCSNYSWGLKEDLVIISTYGSFVLDRFQKLFKKIQKDFLLIADEAHNMGANNIKSKLSGLEVTKKIGLSATPKRIYDPEGTIAIDKFFKDEPPYTYSFGMEKALEYGFLTGYKYFPKIVELTEEEFEEYTEISKKLLKFFDFENSKFKDDPIVEILLLKRKNIIHKASNKLNLFSSIVGELIKNKKDQFVFAYIPEGNTQNSEGDRVKILNQYLRRVHRDFPKIKMNSYTSEDQNLSEILRGFEDGKIEVLFAMKMLDEGVDIPRAEVGIFASSTGNPRQFIQRRGRLLRKHKDKAFATIYDMVVVPKLDNNLGELYNIERNLVKNELNRVGYFASLSMNFYDSKETLDEVCKKYDLDLDTIINEL; from the coding sequence ATGCAGAAACACTTTAGGGATTTGTCATTCCCCCCAACTTATAAATATAGTTCAGATTCTGAATTCATTCCTCTTGAATTCTACGAAGAAGCTTTTCCTATTTCAAAAAACATTGATCTTTTACTTGGCTATTTTAGTTCTAATGCTATAAAAGTTTTATCTAAAAGTCTAGCTGAATTCCTATATAATGGGGGTAAAATGCGAATAATCACAAATCATGTTTACAGTCTAATGGATTACGAGAATTTAGTTTTGAATCCAGAGTTAAAGGATGAAGATAAATGGATAGATTTATTTGAAGATTTGTCGAAGATTGAAAAAAACCTTAGTGCTGAAGGAATTCATTTTTTTGATTGTTTAAAATATCTTCTCAAAGTTGGCAGATTAGAAATACTTCCTGTCAAGTTTAACGATGTTGATTTAGCTCATTGCAAAACGATGATATTGTATGATGGAGTAAATTATATAGTAACGGATGGAAGTATAAATTTCACACTTTCAGCATTATTGAAAAACTCTGAGAGCTTTCAGGTTGAAACGCCTTGGAATGGTAAAATTAGCCAACGAAGAATAGAAGATGCTAAGAATAATTTTGAAAGAATATTCAGTAAACAACACCCTGCTTACAATTATATTGATAAAGATAAAATTGAGGTTGTAATTAATGCTATTGGTAGGGATAAAGATATTCAAGATCTGTTTGATGATTCTTTAGAGCTACAAGGACATGGTTATAGTGAAAAGGTCAAAAAAATAATTGAAAAGAAGAAAGAACGATTTAATGATAAATTAGAAATAATCTTAAACACCCCTAAATTCCCATTTCCCCAAGGACCTAGAGAATATCAAAAAGAAGCTTATAATGAATGGGTAAAAAAAGATTACTCTGGGGTATTTGCAATGGCTACTGGAACTGGGAAAACTATAACATCACTTAATTGCTTACTAAATATCTTTAATGAAGAAAAAAAATATAGAGCTATAATTTTAGTTCCTTCAATCGCTTTATTAAACCAATGGGAAGAGGAAGTCAATTCTTTTAATTTTAGAAAAATTCTAAAAGTTGGTGGAGGAAGTAATTGGGAAAAAGAATTTTCTAATTATTGTAGTAATTATTCTTGGGGTCTCAAAGAAGACTTAGTAATAATATCAACTTATGGAAGTTTTGTTCTTGATAGGTTTCAAAAGTTATTTAAAAAGATTCAAAAAGATTTTTTGTTAATTGCAGATGAAGCTCATAATATGGGTGCAAATAATATCAAATCCAAACTATCTGGATTAGAGGTTACTAAAAAGATAGGGCTTTCTGCTACACCAAAACGAATTTATGACCCAGAAGGAACAATAGCTATTGACAAATTCTTCAAAGACGAGCCTCCATACACTTATAGCTTTGGAATGGAGAAAGCTTTAGAATATGGTTTTTTAACTGGATATAAGTATTTCCCAAAAATTGTTGAGTTAACCGAAGAAGAATTTGAGGAATATACTGAGATTTCTAAGAAGTTATTAAAGTTCTTTGATTTTGAAAATAGTAAATTTAAAGATGACCCAATAGTAGAAATATTATTACTCAAAAGAAAAAACATAATACATAAAGCTTCAAATAAATTAAATCTGTTTAGTTCAATAGTAGGTGAATTAATAAAAAATAAGAAAGACCAGTTTGTATTTGCATATATACCTGAAGGTAATACTCAAAATTCAGAAGGTGACAGAGTCAAAATATTAAATCAATACCTGAGAAGGGTTCATCGGGATTTCCCTAAAATAAAAATGAATTCATATACTTCAGAAGACCAAAACTTATCTGAAATACTAAGAGGTTTTGAGGATGGTAAGATAGAAGTTCTGTTTGCTATGAAAATGCTTGATGAAGGTGTTGACATTCCAAGAGCAGAAGTTGGAATTTTTGCAAGTAGTACGGGAAACCCTCGCCAATTTATTCAGAGAAGAGGTAGATTACTCAGAAAACACAAAGACAAAGCTTTTGCTACTATATATGATATGGTGGTAGTGCCTAAACTTGATAACAATTTAGGTGAACTTTATAATATTGAGAGAAATCTAGTTAAAAACGAATTGAACAGAGTAGGGTATTTTGCAAGTTTATCTATGAATTTTTATGATTCAAAAGAAACCCTAGATGAAGTTTGTAAAAAATATGATTTAGATTTAGACACAATAATTAATGAATTATAA
- a CDS encoding JAB domain-containing protein, translating to MNTIKEIRVSYSSGNNDKIKITNSKDSYELLKSCWSMNTIELQEEFKVLLLNRNHQVLGIYPLSKGGVSGTLVDAKLVYSVALKCNASSIIVAHNHPSGNLKPSEADLRLTKKLKQAGTYLDITLLDHLIITKNGYYSFSDESQM from the coding sequence ATGAATACAATTAAAGAAATTAGAGTTTCCTACTCTTCAGGAAATAATGATAAGATTAAAATTACAAACAGTAAAGATTCATATGAATTATTGAAATCTTGTTGGTCAATGAACACTATTGAATTACAAGAAGAATTTAAAGTCTTATTATTAAATAGAAACCATCAGGTATTGGGAATTTATCCTTTATCAAAAGGAGGTGTGTCAGGAACTTTGGTAGATGCTAAATTGGTTTATAGCGTAGCTTTAAAATGTAATGCCTCAAGTATTATAGTTGCTCATAATCATCCAAGTGGAAATTTAAAACCAAGTGAAGCAGATTTAAGATTAACAAAGAAACTTAAACAAGCAGGAACTTATTTAGACATCACTTTACTAGACCATTTAATAATTACAAAGAATGGGTATTATAGTTTTTCAGATGAATCTCAAATGTGA
- a CDS encoding helix-turn-helix domain-containing protein, translating into MTDKKKLQIAIGKRIKELRESKNIQQQDVAAACNIEKSNFSRIEAGNTNPTIYTLSKIASRLSVSLSELLYFEKTKK; encoded by the coding sequence ATGACAGACAAAAAGAAGTTGCAAATAGCTATTGGTAAACGCATTAAAGAGTTGAGGGAAAGTAAAAATATCCAACAGCAAGATGTTGCAGCAGCTTGTAATATAGAAAAGTCAAACTTTAGCCGTATTGAAGCTGGAAACACTAACCCCACTATTTATACTTTAAGTAAAATTGCCAGTAGATTGTCTGTTTCTCTTTCTGAATTACTCTACTTTGAGAAAACTAAAAAATAG